The window GGCGCAACGCCGCCAGATCCTCGGACGTCAGCGCCGCCAGCGCCTCGGGCGCCGGGTCGTGCACGGCGTCGATCTCCCCGACCATCTCGCGGCCGGCGTCGGTCAGCGACACCGTCTTGCACCGGCGATTCGACGGATCGACGCGGCGCACCACGAGTCCCCGGTCCTCGAGGTCGTTGACCGCGACCGTAGCCGCCGGCGCGTCGACCGTGGCGGCGGCGGCGATCTGCTTGACGGTCATCGGGGTCCGGCTCAGCCTCATCAGGATCCGAATCCTGCTGAACGGCAGTCCGGTCCGCTCGACCACCGCTTTCTTCCAGTAGTCCCGGTGGTCGTGGACGAACGTCGCCAGGTCGGCCCAGATCCGATCGGCCGTCGGGTCACCGGACATGGGCACCACTGACCGGGTCGGGCGCCCCCGCCACCAGGGGAGCGAG is drawn from Mycolicibacterium gilvum and contains these coding sequences:
- a CDS encoding MarR family winged helix-turn-helix transcriptional regulator, with translation MSGDPTADRIWADLATFVHDHRDYWKKAVVERTGLPFSRIRILMRLSRTPMTVKQIAAAATVDAPAATVAVNDLEDRGLVVRRVDPSNRRCKTVSLTDAGREMVGEIDAVHDPAPEALAALTSEDLAALRRLVDLLVD